Proteins from a single region of Sphingopyxis sp. BSN-002:
- a CDS encoding GNAT family N-acetyltransferase → MTAIQLARPEDAEAIATFANGSFTHTFGHIYDPADLSAFLADWNPPERVRAQIEDAGHDIALVRSEAGAILGYIKMGPVEFDLPPEQPTDDAVELHQIYVAEAAKGTGVAVALMEWGIAWARERASILYLTVFTENDRAQAFYRRYGFYDVGRNAFRVGNHVDEDRFFRLDL, encoded by the coding sequence ATGACCGCCATCCAGCTCGCCAGGCCCGAGGATGCCGAAGCGATCGCGACGTTCGCAAACGGATCGTTCACGCATACCTTCGGGCATATCTATGACCCCGCCGACCTGTCGGCCTTCCTCGCCGACTGGAACCCGCCCGAACGCGTGCGCGCGCAGATCGAGGATGCGGGGCATGACATCGCGCTCGTGCGAAGCGAAGCGGGCGCGATCCTCGGCTATATCAAGATGGGGCCGGTCGAATTCGACCTGCCCCCCGAACAGCCGACCGACGATGCGGTCGAACTGCACCAGATCTATGTCGCCGAAGCCGCCAAGGGCACCGGTGTCGCGGTCGCGCTGATGGAATGGGGAATCGCGTGGGCGCGCGAGCGCGCGTCGATCCTGTATCTCACCGTGTTCACCGAGAACGACCGCGCGCAGGCCTTCTATCGCCGCTATGGCTTCTACGACGTCGGGCGCAACGCCTTCCGGGTCGGCAACCATGTCGAC